One Drosophila ananassae strain 14024-0371.13 chromosome XR, ASM1763931v2, whole genome shotgun sequence genomic window, atctgcatcaaaatctcaatgcaaaatatatttttccaatttcttttaatttttccatgAGATCCCCTTCAAATGTGGGGAGGAGGCCTATATGGTCCCGTGCagtgtctatatctttgccaattttgcTTTAACAAAGAATTTAAAACATGTCTAAGATACAGTCCATTAAAATTAGTTATCTTTATATTAAATagttaatatataaaataaaaattgttggaTTGTGAAGGCTGAGCTTAATTTCAAAACTACAAACCGCCTTTCCTGGTTTTATGTTACAAACTTGTTGTTTCCCTTCAAACTGAGCACTTAATTATAacaattatttattcatttaaacaaaaacttataataaaaataattgtgaaatttaaaaagcaaTTAGTTTGTTCTTTGCTGCCAAATTAATCAGGCAGAATGTCCATCGAAATAATTGCCATTAAGGGTCATAAAAAAGCGagaaaaaaacacattttcaAATTGTGTTTACTTGGTGAGTTCTTgctttttatcgccaaattgtttaatttatcAATTATTGACTAATTCAGAGGATTAGATTTGATTGGCCAATATGCATATAGTATTTGAGCAGCAAATGAGTCACACTTATGGGCCAataaaagaatttaaaaaccatttaGAGAGTGTGACTCTTTCTGAGGCGTCAACCGAGAGCTGTAACCGAAGCCCCCGAAGTCACCCAATCCCACCCCATTATACCatatccgatccgatccgatccgaggCTATATGGTGGCTGCTGTCGCgcttaataaaattcattaaaaacaaacaaaaaaaacaaggaaaaaaCGAGACAAGACGCTCGAAGgcccaacaacaataataatcataaagTTACTGGGAGGGGGAATAAACAATTCAGACACATGCAGCCTGCAGCATCAGAGAAGCCTGTTTGACGGTTAAAAAAATAgccaaaaaaatagatatatatttaatatacattttatatacattttatttaaaaaataatacttttttAGGGCATTAATCTTCAGCTAGCTATTTTTCTTAGTTTAGCATGTTGCTCCAtgctttattttttccaattttattcagaaaTATGTTTCAGAAatctacaaaataattttttctaaaactATTGTGGCAATTTCTAGGGAATCGAATATAAAATCATAAGGATAGGATTTTAAGCGGAAAAGATATAggtatttaaaaatgtttttcttaAAGGAATTCTTGTGAATTTTAGCCAAGTTATATCAGTAAATAATATAACAGTGTCttcttaattttatatttattttaaaaacaataaatactCTATGAAttttttagttaatttttttagaGCACAATTTTGAAGCACCTGTTCCTTTTGGTGTAGATCGAGATTCTAGAATCTAGCTTTTTTCGGAGCTTTCACTTTCATCATCACTTGCAGTCGCTGCCGCGGCTGGCGTCTACGCCGACTGCTCTGCTGGCGTAGCAGCCAACTCATTACcgacaaaaacacaaaaccaTAAATGCTGCCAAAGACGCCAGTGTGGATCTGGATGTGGATCTGGACAGGGACATGGTTGAAACTGGGGGTTGTGGTGGAAAAAAAGTGCTGTAGAGGGCTTGGGGGGCATGGACATGGCATGGACAGGGGCTATGAGCCATCAACCGTCAGCCATCATCCACGGGCCATGAGCGGCGGGTCACCCCTTTTTCTTTGCCGAAGACCCGCAGAAAAAGCCAAACCAAATATGAGGCGGggtttttatgaaaaaaaaaaaaaaaatattaaaagacgGAAATTGAAAGCGAAAACATGAAAAAATATGTTCTTAAGAAAATCGATGGTTTAGAAAAATGGAATAGGGGTTACCCTGGATagagtattattttttaaagaaaatattcaattttcaatatttatttcatataAATTCGTCAATAATCTTTATATGATATTTTTGTTGACTTTTATAAGTGCTTTCGTCACAGAAACCTCAAGACTTCAAGGATATTTGTTTTAATCTTAAActtaaaattacaattttacaattttttaaaatgtatatacCCTTTAATGACGTTctagaaaatagaaaaaaaattctggCAACATCGTTTGGCCACAAAGTCTGAATGcatttctttcttttattgTATGAGCTagttgtatctgtatctatgcCTCTGTGTATCTGCTGGATACATTTGAGGCAGCAaaaaagcaacagcagccaaagcaacaacaacaattgtGTTCATTGTGCTTAATTAATTTAGTTCAAAGATCAAGCGACCATAATGTTGGAACATTGGACTGCATTGCGATTCCTTCAGCGTTTTCTTCTCAATTTTCCACTGATTGTGATTCTCatttctgttctgttctgttctgtattattttccattctccccccccccccccccccccccccccccccccttttttaGTGGCAGCAGATGCATCCGTCAGATACATAGATgtattgtatattgggtgcccATATATTCTCCCCATTGTCCATATAGATTATATAGCTTCTGACAAATATAAACTCTGATGTTTGCCCAACCTTAGGGCAATACCTCTGATATCGGACACTTGCTTGGACGCAACTTAAATACAATATAGAGCTGGGAACTTGTTGACTTTGTTGGGGACACCTGGGGGCACTTGAATAGggattatttaaaaataacatatattcttttaatatATCGAAAATTGGGAGGTAAGTAATTAGGAGAAGCCTTTTTGATAAACTTTTATAGACAAGAACCACTCttgaaaaatcataaaaagcCAGAATATTGGTTTTAAGAATTACTTCTATagtaataatattttcaacCTATAATTTTATCATAAAAACTATCTAAGACTTCCCTTTTCTAGAAAGAACTTGATAAAAGTCTTCTTTGAGTTtataaattgttttaaaatattaaatagtatatcaatatatatttattttaattaaaaatatattaactaCATTTTTAGCCtctattatttaatataattcaTTCAAAGTACAGCTCCCATTTCCATATCTCGGAACGCttgcaaaaaatgtatatagaAAGTGTTAGGCAAGTACGAGTATGTTTCTTGAGCATTTTATGCAACTgatattaaatacatatatacttgAACTGGGCTTTAGTCGTTatcatatttatattatattttcttgTGTAACCGACACAGCCAACCCCTGTTTGTGTAACCCCACCCTTTCCAAAGTTAGAGTCCCCACCGCCCTTGGAACTGCTCTCGATATGCTTAATTAGGCAACGGGCGTTGGGTATGAAAAGCGTCTTTTGTCGTTGCCACGCCCCATGCGGCATGCGGCATGCCGCACTACCCACTACCCACTGCCCACCTCTCCTGCCCACCCCCCTCCcataacacacacacagagggAGAGAGAGGCGCAAACACACATGTTGCCCATGTTCCATTACAAACATGTGGTTCTCAGTTCACGATTCTCGGGGGATCGGTTCCGTTTCATTCTCCATACTCCCCAAAAACACTGATCTCTGGAAGACACTAGTCAGCAGGTTAAGGGGTTTCCAACTCACTTTCTGATTAAGCTTTAATTCCATCTATTTATTAGGAATAATAAGGAAAAGCCATCTTCAGGATACCTACtctaatattaaaatatatataaaaaaggaaaaaataaaataatttaatcatAATATTAAATCTCTAATATTAAATAGAGATATTAAATTATGAAGATTTTAAGAAACCCCTAATATCCAAAGATCTAGAGCTTTTCAAATCAGAACTTTGAGGACTAACCCCAGGGTATTTAAACCCCATTTTTGATGTCTAGTGTGTGGAGTGCTCGAGTTCTCGATGTGACCGGAGGTCGGCATCCCGCCATCGCCATAGCCATAGTCATAGCCATAGCCTCGACGTCGACGTTGTCGTCGGCGTCGCTGTCAGCGTCCCTAGCTCTGCCAGCGTCGACGTCGACGTCAGTCGCCACCCAAGAAAAACAGCTCGGCGGCATCTTGAGTTCAATTTCAGTTGATATTCTGTTAAATTCGCGAACGCGTCGCGCCTGCAGCTCCAGCAGCCACTTACAGTAGGCTATATAGACTCTATATAGTAGGCCCGATTTCGTAATACTATCGCTGAGGCTGAGACACagaaagccaaagccaaagcccaGCCTTATCAGTGAACTccgatttgtttttgttcgtgtGCTTGTTTGGTGTTTAAGTTTTAAGAATGGAATCACTGGAGCTCCACAAATCCAACATTTCTGCAACTCCGGATCAAGGAAATATATAGTTACATATATATGAGACAGATCTATTGTAAGAGAGACTAACTAGAATATCATTCTAGAGAGACAGAGGGAGGAAGAGTGATATGAGTACTGTGAGATAATACTTATGGGAGGATCATAAATGGGAAATCAAGCGGGCCAAGCCCCActctatatataatatatactatatacatatattccaTTCAAGTCTGGGCTCTTATTTTATGATGAGTGAAATacgtatatatttttcaattactTTGCAAACACTCGTCGTTATTCATGCAAAGTGCCACAAAGTAATGAATCATCGCCGTAGTCGGAAATCCGTAGATAATTTCCAAGCCTCAGTTTTCCCAAGAAAATCATCGAAGGTTCTTCTGAGCGCCTTTTGGTTTGGGGCTTCATTGTTTCAAGTTGTTGTTTCTTCTGTGTTTTTCTCCAGAAGGCCTAAAAGTAGGCTAGTTGGAATGGAGGTGGAGTGTTGGTGTGATTTATACTGATTTATATTGATAAACTATTACAATTAAGGTTAAGGAATGTTGAGATTTATGGATAATCTTTAACTTAAACTAGACTTAAgacttaaaaactaaaatagaCTTCTGGGACTGTTGGAATGGACTTAGAAATTGATTTTAGAGAGACCAGGTGCCTTTATTTTCACAAACCAccaaaaaaattctaaagcTTCTTCTAAAAACTTCTCCCAATCAAGCAATCTGTGCTtttcttaatttaaaatattttagaatCGAAGCAATCCATGAACTGCCAAAAATGTGGACCTTTGGAGTCCAGCCCGGGCTAGGAATCATTTCTGGTTGAGCAGCAGTACGGACAGGTCtgaaaaaaacccaaaaaaaaaaaaactataatatttttatttccatttaaactTTTGGCCCAAATAAGTGTAATCCAAATTCAAGCAAAATTCCCAATAAACATTAAAACAAAGTAATTCAATAAAGTGAGTATAAAGTGAAGAGTAAATTATAATGGAagccaaaaaatataatattatggTGCTTAGGATCAGTAGAACATCAGAAGAGGAACAAACAGTACTACATATATAGGACcttatatatataacatatatagtTGTTAGACCCATCATGAATAGCTTAAGTGAACAGCACAAAGCCGAGTTACAAGAAATTTATGCATTACTTAACAAGAATAATACCGGAATTATAACCATCGACGATCTGAATGCCGTAATGCAGCAGCTGGGACGGCGGGCGACTCCGGCGGAGCTCCAGGACATGGTCAGGGCGGTGGAGACCGACAGTAACGGAGCCGTGGACTTTGATCGATTCTGCCGGATGATGGTCAGGGCGGAGCGAGAGGAGCAGCTGCGCGAATCCTTCGAACGATTCGATCGAGACGGCGACGGTGTCCTATCGTCCGATGAACTCTACCAGGCACTGGAGGACATTATGGACGAAGAACCGGACCAGGCCACCGTACAACAGATGATGCAGGAGGCGGATCCCGATGGCACCGGTCACATCTCCTACGCCAATTTCATTCAAATGGCCCTCAAATACCAGAAGAACTAATGAGAGAACCCCCTCCTCCTCTTTTCAATGTGGAGTCCCATAATATAATATCCTCATACGTTCCTCATCCATACTTTGGGGGCCAAAGCTAAGTCATGGCGTACGGGATGGCATCAAGGATTCACGGATTAATTGTCCTACCAAGAATCCCCCAATTTCACACTACCTACACATCCAACTTAGTTCACATAACACATCTATTTCCACACTCGGATGCGCAGTTGGTGGATGGGGAGATCCACTCGTCAACAGAACCACTGACCATATATTTTAATACTAGTGGCACTCGcctaatatacatatatttcaaaaaagtCCAAAATGCCTAGTTTCTATTGGAGTTGGAAAGTCCTAGGCCTGAAATATGACTAATAAAGGGTGATTTTATGATCTCTTGGGAAGATAAAGCCCGATTCTCTACGCCACTTACCCCGATCTAGAGATTAATGGACAGACGGACGACGACCCTTGTTTCTTGGCACCTCAACTCCATTAGGGGGAGCCTCCTTGGCCTGACGTTTCAGATAGCTaagacactgagagaaaaaatataattgttGGTTGGAGAATAAAATCTGTAATAAAATCTGTAATTATAATTGGAGTTTAGCTTATACTTGTAGTTTAAAGTTTATAGTTAgttatagtatagtatagttaTAGTTTAAAGAATAGTTTTTAGTCAAAAAgacaagaaatatatattttatctaGTAGCTAGTAGTTATCTAGAACAAAAATAGTAGtaggtagtagtagtagtagtagtagtagtagtagtagtagtagtaggaaGTAGTAGTTCTAGTAGAGAGCTGTTTAATAATTATTCCAAtctataataatattaacaaACTCTTCCTCTAGGCCTACCGGCTAGTTTAGATAGCATTGCActgaaacaaaatatatttaacagaagtttaatatttaatctctaatatttattctattagttaaaataaaaataaatcctaTATACAAAGGTATAATAAATtcgaaacaaataaattcCGTATCAAATACTTCCCCCTCCTAAAAGgtgatatatattttgacaAGTGTATTTCATTTTATCCACATTCCGTGGTGCACATTCCACTTACCTGGCGGCACCTGTGAGGCGTAGGTGAGGAAGCcggccagccagccagccagcagcGTTACACAATTCTCGGCTGGCTCTAACCTGTTTCTCGGTCTTCCATTCTCAGGGCTTTCTCGCGGGGGATTCTCCTACAGTTCTCGCCTCTCTTCGgcgtttaatttgaatttaaaaaggGGCGATCGGCGGATGGGGGGCCTGGGGGACACGCCTCTTAAACCGACATGGTTTGGTGGATCCGACCGATGATTCATTCATTCCCAATCCCCAATCCCCATCATCATTGTCGGCGTCGTCAtccgaaacaaaaacaacaaaaatcgaaaaacacAAAGCACTTTGAAAACCagtaaccaaaaaaaaaaaacataaaaataaaaaataaaaaaaaaagaatctcCGAACCAGAAGAAATGCAAACAGTTAATGTTTTTTAACCCTCGAGCATTAGTTTTTAGCTGCAGGCCACGTTGTCATTAATTAAGAAAaggcatttaatttttaaaaataaacggGTGTTTaagaaaaatgattaaaattaaGATTAACCTTTAGGTGGCTTTTGGTATGAAAGGGTGTTAAGAttctaataaataataataaataagttaagaaaaactattttaatgtttatataaattaaaaaaatatttttaaaaaaagatttaagAATAAGAAAGGAATCTGAGGAGTCATTTTAGCCCCCCTGAGCACCAAGGGGTTAAGCCGAAGAAAGATATTCGGATTGGAAGTGGAATGACTTGGGCCAATTGAGTGCAGAGTGCAGCGACTCTTcggcgtgtgtgtgtgtgtgtctgtgtgtgtgtgtgttagttgGGGTGAGAGTAAGATAATGAATGTCGGTGCAATTGAGatagagatacagatactcggGCTTGAGCCACAAACAAGACAACAAAGTGCAGTTCGAAGCATCTCACAGTTCAACTCTCTCTCGTCCTCCATCTCTCTCCACATGATTTTCCAATCTGTGATTTATCATTCCATTTTCTCACAATTTTCTCACTTAATATTGAATTATGACACAGCAGCATGCGATAAGAAAGCGACAAAGAGTTGCAGAGTTGCAGAGCGGGAAGCAGAAAGAGAAGGAGAGCCGGAGAAatgccgcagcagcagcagttggaAGAAAGTCTGCCGAACGGATCGGCGGATATCAACGACAACTTCCGGTTGGGGGAGGAGATAGAGTCTCTGCACCACATCTACGAGAATCTTCCCGCCGAGAGCGCCAGTTCCAGAAAGAGTCATCCGATCCCCGAGCTGAGAAAGTACTTTCCCCGCGAGGCCATCTACGAGAATCTGTGTCGCGGCTGTGGCTACGGCGTCTTCGCCGCCCAAGGACGTTACTGTCATTTCTGTCAGTGTATCGTTAGCGGTGGGGTGGTGCGAACTCAGCCCACATCACCACCTCCCCCACCACCGCCGCTCTTAAAGGACTCGCGAGAGAGCAATATCTATGAGAATATCTGCGAGGTGTGCCGGGGAATCTACAGTGACAATGAGAAGTGCGAGTGCCAGCGGGAGGGAGGGGATACCTCGACCCCCACCTCGACCACACCCTCCACGCCCCCGACGCCACCCACCACCGGCAAGAGCAAGTCACGCACTCTCTTAAACTACTCCAAGTCCAGTGCCGCGACCTTGACCCGCCTCTTTGGCTCTCTTAAGCAACTGAATCGGACGGCGTCGCTGCAGCGCAGGATCTTCCAGCGGGAGGTCCCCAAAGAGCGGGAGAAAGTTCGCGTCCCGGCCGGCGGCTCCCTGGAGATCATACACAATGTGGACGAGGTCTTTCGCACCCAGGAGACCTTCGACATGCAAAGGATCTGCGAGCTGAAGAGCCAGCTTCAGAGCAGCCAGAGCGACCAGCACATCTACGGCCGGGTAAGAGAGCCGGAAAGAGAGCAGCGCAAGAAGCCTAGGATATCGCGCATGCGTCTGCTCCAAATCGAGCAAGAACATGATCtagatcaggatcaggatcggGAGAGCGGCGAGGTGGCATCCCTGTACCTCAACGAGAGCGTCTGTCAGTGGATGACGTCATTGCGCAGTCAGGTCCATCACTACGacgagggggcgtggcagcagCCCAAGAGTGTGCCGGCTTCGTACCAAAGAGAACGGGAGTGGATGCAGCAGGacgaggaggagaaggagaatGTGATCCTGCGAAGAACCAAAGAAGATCAGCAAAAGCTCGATCCGGTGGACAACTTTAAGAGGAAGCTCCGGCTTAAGAGAGAGCCCAGAGAGAGGCCGGAGGAGCAGCGTCGATGTGCCGTTACACCGGATCTGGTGAGTGAGTTTCTCAGCAACCTGCAGGAGGATAAACAGGACCGCGAAGAACTGGAGATTGCGAGAGTCCTGCCACCCACCGCCACTATTCACTCTCTTTGGCAGCTAATGCAGGCCATTGTGTTCTCTTCGTCgctgcatgtgtgtgtgcgtggctTTCTCACCAGCTATGACAAATCGTTGGCTCAATGGCTGTttctgcagcagcaacaacaacaacagcagcagcaacaccgaCGCCATCACTCAGCGATCGCCATGCGAGCTTATCTGAAAAGAGCGGGAAAAAGAGCGTCGGCAAAGAGAGTAGTTGATCGTGAATCAGCGGGCGAAGAATCAGTGGTGCCTCGGTTAGTCGCTCCGCCGACGCCAGAGAGTGACGACGTGTCTGCGGAGCTTCGTCGTCGGGAACGAAGCGAGGAGATCGGTGTCAAGACGGAGACAGGGCCAGAGGTAGCAGGGCCAGTGATCGAAAGCGATAACAGCGGCcaagttaagaaaaacaataacaGCGAGGACAGTCGAAGCGACAGCAACAAAAAGAATAACAGTGTAGACGGCGGCAGAGCTTTGATGGCAGCGCCAAAGACAAATGGCGAGGCAGAGCGCCCCAATAgtaacaacaaccacaacaataATAATGCAAATAGCAGCaataccaacaacaacaacaacaaaagcaccAGTGATGACAATGaaagcaccagcagcagcagcaacaactacaacaacaacaatacgGGCAATTGCAATGTCAGcgaacagcaacaacaacaacaacaacagcaaatcACACAGGTCAACactcattaaaaaaaaaacaaaaatagagaaaaaaaaacaatgattcaaaagcactgagaaaaaagCTTGCGGGAGGAGTTGTCAAAGTTAGAACATAGTATGCCCAGATTGGAATAGAAGCAAAAATGGTCACACTACCACACCAAATGTAACAAAGTTCTCGAAAAAGATTCAAAAAGTGATGCATTTTTGTTCAAAAACAAGTAAAACAGTGTGCCCAGTTACAAAATTGATCACAAGATGGTCACACTATTgaagaaatataatatttcaaaCCGTTTTTTTCGCAGTGCTCTTAGTTCTTTTTATTAAAGTTCGAAACTGATTAACGGTTTGTGTGCAAAGGGGATGGAGCGacaaagaacaaaaaaacaacaacaaaaaaacaataacaaacagagttatctaattaaaaacaatcaacaaacaatgcaaaaaaaaaaaaagaggggaaaacaaaaaagcaaTATGTGAAGAAAAGCAAACAAGGCGGTAGTGATAACAAAAGATAACCTCAAAATAATCAGCTTTCAATTAACGATCTGTTTttctactttatttttttctgtgttttttttttttatataatatttgtgtcgaaaataaaacaaataatttgtGATGACACTgccataaaaaatagaaaataattaagaaaaagGGGAATCCCTCCAATGTCCCCTTTGCCAAGCCAGTTTTTCAATTtcgaaaatgcattttttgagattttgttgaaaaatagttttgaaatcttaaagtttttgaaaatttgtagAATTGCGTGATCAAAGTGCGACGTCCAGCCCCCAAAGTACCAGTTCGTAATCCGACAACAGCTCTAAGCACACCCCGCCAGGCGGAGGAGTCCTCGCCGAAGGCAATGGATAGTCCGGGAAGGACACACGAACATCTAGACCAGGAGGACCCGGAGGAGGAATCTATTTATCAACCCATTTGGAAGTTCAAGACCCTCGAACCGGATCGGGATATCATCCAATCCCAGACACTCgacgaggaggacgaggacgacgaAGACGAGGacgatgaggatgaggatgaggatgaggaggacGAGCTGGAGCTGGTGGAGGACTACGACGAGTCCCTGCCCTCCGATGGCGATGCGGATGTGATGGCCCTCCAGGCGGCGGCCGTCTTTGCCGCCGGGGTGCGCCACAAAGTGTCCACTTCGACGCTGACCAAGCGCTCCAAGCTGATGCTGCCCACGCCCCTGCCCTCGCCCACCGCCTCCATGGACCAGGGGGCGTGGGAGACGGACGTGGAGTTCATGTACTCCCGGGaagcggaggcggaggcggaagCGGACATGGAAGCCGAGGCGGATGAGACCCTGAGCCTGGGCAGCACTGTGACCAATAGCACCGCCACCCTGGGCTCCATAAGCAGCCGGGGCagtgctgctgctcctggacCTGCTCCCCCGGCTCCTCCCCTCCTCCAGGAAGCGCCCAAGATCGTGCCCCTCGTGCATGACATCCTGCGGAACATCTGCATCTTCTACAGTCCCCGGGAGCCCATGAAGTACAGTGCTATCTTCTACGACTACCAGCGCTCCTATGTCCACCAGCGTTTCATGACCCGCATCCGGCGCCCTGCTccgcccccgcccccgctCCTGGTGGCCGCCCACCGCCCTGCCCCCCACACCGACGACAGCGGCTGCAGCTGCGAGGCCGAGGATCAGGAGGAGAATCACAACCACTCCCCGCGTATCCCCCCCTCCATACCGAAGCCCCTCAAGGAGGAGTGGGAGCGGGCGGTGCTGGCAGCCGGGGCGTTGGGCGGCAAGCGGGGCGTGGCTCCCAGGGCGGGTCGCAAGCTGAGGGTCCGCTCCAATGCCCGCCTGCTGCTGACGGACTCGGTGCTGGCGTGGCGGGAACAGCTCCAGGATGTCAACTGCTgcgaggacgaggaggataTGGTGAGTGGGGTTTTGCCCTTAAGGGGTTAAGAGTTGTAGGATTATTAAGAACACATAATGTCTATTTATCTATTATTGTTTCCATGGAGTATGGAGTTTATAGAATATACTAGAGAGTACTAGAATAGAACTATTATGAAGTCCTGTAGAAGATAGATCCTATAGACTTCCTTTTCAAGGGTAGATTATTCTCCAATTCTACCACTTCTATAGcgagaaaataataattctttaatatttaatatttttaataacttttccATCTTTAAGATAAGCCCTAAGCCACCACAGCATAGTCCTCTGACCCAAGATAATGAGTAATTTTTTCCAGTGCCCTCTTACATACTCTTCAGGCCTCCTTCCTGTGGCCTGGCCATTGTCTCCCACTCTTGTCACTTGTCCCATCAATTAGACTTGGcgaatgtatctgtatctcgtGTATCTTTCGGATTCGCTGCAGTTTCGTTGCAATTGTTGGGGCTGATCTGTGG contains:
- the LOC116655108 gene encoding calmodulin-like, giving the protein MNSLSEQHKAELQEIYALLNKNNTGIITIDDLNAVMQQLGRRATPAELQDMVRAVETDSNGAVDFDRFCRMMVRAEREEQLRESFERFDRDGDGVLSSDELYQALEDIMDEEPDQATVQQMMQEADPDGTGHISYANFIQMALKYQKN
- the LOC6498808 gene encoding uncharacterized protein LOC6498808 isoform X1, with amino-acid sequence MPQQQQLEESLPNGSADINDNFRLGEEIESLHHIYENLPAESASSRKSHPIPELRKYFPREAIYENLCRGCGYGVFAAQGRYCHFCQCIVSGGVVRTQPTSPPPPPPPLLKDSRESNIYENICEVCRGIYSDNEKCECQREGGDTSTPTSTTPSTPPTPPTTGKSKSRTLLNYSKSSAATLTRLFGSLKQLNRTASLQRRIFQREVPKEREKVRVPAGGSLEIIHNVDEVFRTQETFDMQRICELKSQLQSSQSDQHIYGRVREPEREQRKKPRISRMRLLQIEQEHDLDQDQDRESGEVASLYLNESVCQWMTSLRSQVHHYDEGAWQQPKSVPASYQREREWMQQDEEEKENVILRRTKEDQQKLDPVDNFKRKLRLKREPRERPEEQRRCAVTPDLVSEFLSNLQEDKQDREELEIARVLPPTATIHSLWQLMQAIVFSSSLHVCVRGFLTSYDKSLAQWLFLQQQQQQQQQQHRRHHSAIAMRAYLKRAGKRASAKRVVDRESAGEESVVPRLVAPPTPESDDVSAELRRRERSEEIGVKTETGPEVAGPVIESDNSGQVKKNNNSEDSRSDSNKKNNSVDGGRALMAAPKTNGEAERPNSNNNHNNNNANSSNTNNNNNKSTSDDNESTSSSSNNYNNNNTGNCNVSEQQQQQQQQQITQNCVIKVRRPAPKVPVRNPTTALSTPRQAEESSPKAMDSPGRTHEHLDQEDPEEESIYQPIWKFKTLEPDRDIIQSQTLDEEDEDDEDEDDEDEDEDEEDELELVEDYDESLPSDGDADVMALQAAAVFAAGVRHKVSTSTLTKRSKLMLPTPLPSPTASMDQGAWETDVEFMYSREAEAEAEADMEAEADETLSLGSTVTNSTATLGSISSRGSAAAPGPAPPAPPLLQEAPKIVPLVHDILRNICIFYSPREPMKYSAIFYDYQRSYVHQRFMTRIRRPAPPPPPLLVAAHRPAPHTDDSGCSCEAEDQEENHNHSPRIPPSIPKPLKEEWERAVLAAGALGGKRGVAPRAGRKLRVRSNARLLLTDSVLAWREQLQDVNCCEDEEDMIVPVTDILRAQQIQEDNEVQQSQQSTILQRFKSVSIGNLLDLPGEDDKKSIKNRMRMKFAVNSNVFRINRSPKSEKKSRQRRGQVTSLYLDEQQKYPLFSAPLNALELNMTDHPNVPRFVVDVCAYIERPECIEQDGLYRASGNKVLVDELKKKLTHIYDPRWLQTDDIHTLTSLHKQFFRELAAPLITQEAYDRLGRNLSDDAAIERMRIAFDDMPEPNRSTLRFLIQHLTRVAAASGSNRMPSTNLAIVWGPCLLSANQIQLDIGRMNMLAKVLIENYDRIFQPDNERLVC